The proteins below are encoded in one region of Serratia symbiotica:
- a CDS encoding YcgN family cysteine cluster protein, producing MSPLPFWQQKTLAEMSEQQWESLCDGCGQCCLNKLIDEDTDEIYFTNVACNQLNIKSCQCRNYAHRFELEEDCIKLTRENLTTFDWLPPTCAYRLIGEGKPLFPWHPLISGSKAAMHGERITVRYIAVPESEVVDWQDHILNKPSWAR from the coding sequence ATGTCACCACTCCCTTTTTGGCAACAGAAAACCTTGGCAGAAATGTCAGAACAACAGTGGGAATCGCTGTGCGATGGCTGCGGGCAATGCTGCCTGAATAAGCTGATTGACGAAGATACCGACGAGATTTATTTCACCAACGTGGCTTGCAACCAGCTCAATATCAAATCCTGCCAGTGCCGTAACTACGCGCACCGCTTCGAGTTGGAAGAAGATTGCATAAAACTGACGCGTGAAAATCTCACCACCTTTGACTGGTTGCCGCCAACCTGCGCTTACCGCCTGATCGGCGAAGGTAAACCGCTATTCCCGTGGCACCCGCTAATCAGTGGCTCTAAGGCGGCAATGCACGGCGAGCGCATTACGGTACGCTATATTGCAGTACCCGAGAGCGAGGTGGTTGATTGGCAAGATCATATTTTGAATAAGCCAAGTTGGGCAAGGTGA
- the dsbB gene encoding disulfide bond formation protein DsbB has product MLQFFKRCSQGRGAWLLMAITALLLELAALYFQHVMLLQPCVMCIYERCALFGILGAALVGAFAPKSPLRYAAILLWIYSAWQGVQMAWKHTMIQLHPSPFSTCDFFVTFPSWLPLDKWLPAVFYASGDCAAHPWSFLTLTMPQWLVGIFAVYLVAAVMMLIAQFVRTRRRNLFGR; this is encoded by the coding sequence ATGTTGCAATTCTTTAAACGCTGCTCACAAGGCCGTGGGGCTTGGCTGCTGATGGCTATCACCGCACTGTTGTTGGAATTAGCCGCGCTCTATTTCCAGCACGTTATGCTGCTGCAACCCTGTGTGATGTGTATCTACGAGCGTTGCGCGCTGTTTGGCATTCTTGGCGCAGCGCTAGTCGGCGCTTTCGCCCCGAAATCGCCGCTGCGCTATGCGGCAATCCTGCTGTGGATCTACAGCGCTTGGCAAGGGGTACAGATGGCGTGGAAGCACACCATGATCCAACTGCATCCGTCACCGTTTAGTACCTGTGATTTCTTCGTTACCTTTCCATCCTGGTTGCCATTGGATAAATGGCTGCCAGCGGTGTTCTACGCTTCCGGCGACTGTGCCGCTCACCCGTGGTCATTCCTAACATTGACGATGCCACAATGGCTGGTCGGTATCTTCGCCGTTTATCTGGTGGCTGCGGTGATGATGTTGATTGCGCAGTTTGTTCGCACACGCCGCCGCAATCTGTTTGGCCGTTAA
- a CDS encoding LuxR C-terminal-related transcriptional regulator, which translates to MINVSILESDRYFEYGLRKLVTSYFFYKNLKVNFTGYDHTFAGESRLVFRSLDTFTQSFSCYCLFNQGLQRVIPICMPKDLTRHEVCSCIRDTTFFFRNDSIETLLKKLDKVWLPQQSNNHSLAYSNDVPYEDCRFQRLSYSEKNIIRYIGLGFSVSTISRMLKKNVKTVSSQKRSAMRKLNMNRDIELYQFLSHSILM; encoded by the coding sequence ATGATTAATGTTTCAATATTGGAGAGTGATCGCTATTTTGAGTACGGGCTGAGGAAATTAGTGACAAGCTACTTTTTTTATAAAAACTTAAAGGTCAACTTCACCGGTTATGACCATACCTTTGCTGGCGAGTCGAGGCTGGTTTTTCGATCGTTAGATACATTCACGCAGAGCTTTAGCTGCTATTGCCTGTTTAATCAGGGCTTGCAGCGAGTGATACCCATTTGTATGCCAAAGGATTTGACGCGTCATGAGGTATGCTCATGTATCCGTGATACTACCTTCTTTTTCCGTAATGACAGCATTGAAACGCTACTGAAAAAACTGGATAAGGTTTGGTTACCGCAGCAGAGCAATAATCACTCACTCGCGTACAGTAATGATGTGCCATATGAGGATTGCCGTTTTCAACGGCTGAGCTACAGTGAGAAAAATATAATTCGTTATATCGGCCTTGGATTTAGCGTTTCGACTATCTCCCGTATGCTTAAGAAAAATGTGAAAACGGTAAGCAGCCAGAAACGCTCAGCTATGAGGAAACTCAATATGAACCGAGATATCGAACTGTACCAATTTTTGAGCCACAGCATATTAATGTAG
- a CDS encoding fimbrial protein, which yields MSNTFWDGAGENDFYIQLDSSSFPSSKAGTKLQLFYKTPAKSSYSLNYNNQTSLTNPPSWLAGETSLMPSDINSGYLKLNENLDIKVSMPHGEMVPFSWSYQGVSASLNYGMGRAFNRFFYGMEGELSLILRRDMVGGGVLLPRNVQAASIYRSMSPSSGSPPEAKNPLPALRIFLKGQVVPTPVVCSINNEKVIDVVFGELNSADITLDGSHYGKDIAISYSCNSDVNLPVTINLIASNTRFSGDYILTSNPELGVVMKYHSRTIKPWGSFTTHLVSGKGDDWIYFAPVRKAPTRAIPTGKFTASATLVIMIE from the coding sequence TTGTCTAATACTTTTTGGGACGGCGCCGGAGAAAACGATTTTTACATTCAACTGGACAGTTCATCTTTTCCCAGCAGCAAAGCGGGAACGAAGTTGCAGCTCTTTTACAAGACGCCGGCCAAGTCTTCCTATTCGCTGAACTACAATAACCAAACCTCGTTAACCAACCCGCCATCCTGGTTGGCTGGGGAAACTTCCCTAATGCCTTCTGACATCAATAGTGGATATTTGAAACTGAATGAAAATCTGGATATCAAGGTCAGTATGCCGCATGGGGAAATGGTACCGTTCAGCTGGTCGTATCAGGGGGTCAGTGCATCGCTGAATTATGGCATGGGACGCGCATTTAACCGGTTTTTTTATGGTATGGAAGGAGAGCTTTCGCTGATATTGCGTCGTGATATGGTCGGCGGCGGGGTACTGTTGCCACGCAATGTGCAGGCCGCCTCCATTTATCGCTCTATGTCGCCTTCCAGCGGCAGCCCCCCTGAGGCCAAAAACCCGCTTCCGGCATTGCGTATTTTCTTAAAAGGCCAGGTGGTTCCCACGCCGGTGGTGTGCAGTATTAACAACGAAAAAGTGATTGATGTGGTATTTGGTGAACTGAACAGCGCCGATATTACCTTGGACGGTAGCCATTACGGTAAAGACATCGCCATCAGCTACAGTTGCAACAGCGATGTTAATTTGCCAGTGACCATCAATCTGATCGCTAGCAATACCCGCTTTTCCGGGGATTATATCCTGACTAGCAACCCAGAGCTGGGTGTGGTGATGAAGTATCACTCCCGCACCATAAAGCCCTGGGGCAGTTTTACAACCCATTTGGTTAGTGGCAAAGGTGATGATTGGATTTACTTTGCACCGGTGAGAAAAGCACCGACTAGAGCAATCCCGACTGGAAAATTCACTGCCTCCGCCACCTTGGTGATAATGATTGAATGA
- the nhaB gene encoding sodium/proton antiporter NhaB has translation METTLRSALVENFLGPSPRWYKLSIIVFLFVNPLIFFLVSPFVAGWLLVIEFIFTLAMALKCYPLLPGGLLAIEAVAIGMTHPAHVADEIAHNLDVLLLLVFMVAGIYFMKQLLLSVFTKLLLNIHSKMRLSLAFCVAAALLSAFLDALTVIAVVISVATGFYSIYHNVTSNQADSDGNISDVSGFSSNERKQTLEQFRAFLRSLLMQAGVGTALGGVMTMVGEPQNLIIAKSAGWGFIDFFLRMAPVTLPVLACGLLVCLLVERFHLFGYGTSLPEPVREVLKAFDRKASAGRSKQEQLKLVLQALIGVWLVLALAFHLAEVGLIGLSVIILTTSLCGVTDEHAIGKAFQEALPFTALLTVFFTVVAVIIDQHLFSPVIQYVLQASPASQLSLFYLFNGLLSSVSDNVFVGTVYINEARAAFESGALPLEQFEMLAVAINTGTNLPSVATPNGQAAFLFLLTSALAPLVHLSYGRMVWMALPYTVVLTTAGLLCVQFTLVPMTDLLAQWHWLAQPLNDQH, from the coding sequence ATGGAAACAACCCTACGCAGTGCTTTGGTGGAAAACTTCCTCGGCCCCTCCCCTCGCTGGTATAAACTGAGCATTATCGTCTTTTTATTCGTCAATCCGCTGATATTCTTTTTGGTTAGCCCGTTCGTGGCAGGCTGGCTGCTAGTGATCGAATTCATCTTTACCCTGGCAATGGCGCTGAAGTGTTACCCCCTGCTGCCCGGTGGCTTGCTGGCCATTGAGGCGGTAGCGATCGGCATGACCCATCCGGCCCATGTGGCGGATGAGATCGCCCATAACCTGGACGTGCTGCTGCTGTTGGTCTTTATGGTGGCTGGCATCTATTTTATGAAGCAGTTGCTACTATCCGTTTTTACCAAACTGTTGCTCAATATCCACTCAAAGATGCGACTTTCGCTGGCCTTTTGTGTCGCGGCAGCGTTGCTTTCCGCCTTCTTGGATGCGTTGACAGTAATCGCGGTGGTGATCAGCGTTGCCACTGGCTTTTATTCTATCTATCACAACGTGACGTCCAACCAGGCAGACAGCGATGGTAATATCAGCGATGTCAGCGGCTTTAGCTCTAACGAACGAAAACAGACGCTGGAACAATTCCGTGCCTTTTTGCGCAGCCTGTTGATGCAGGCGGGTGTCGGCACTGCACTTGGCGGCGTGATGACTATGGTCGGTGAACCACAAAACCTGATCATCGCCAAAAGCGCCGGTTGGGGATTTATCGATTTCTTCCTACGTATGGCACCGGTAACGCTGCCTGTGCTGGCGTGCGGTCTACTGGTATGCCTGTTGGTCGAGCGTTTCCACCTGTTTGGTTACGGTACTTCGTTGCCCGAACCGGTGCGCGAGGTGCTGAAAGCGTTCGATCGCAAGGCCAGCGCCGGCCGCAGCAAGCAGGAGCAGCTCAAACTGGTGCTCCAGGCGCTGATCGGCGTTTGGCTAGTGTTGGCATTGGCGTTTCACTTGGCTGAGGTGGGCTTGATTGGTCTGTCGGTGATCATTCTAACGACCTCGCTGTGCGGAGTGACCGATGAACACGCCATCGGCAAGGCCTTCCAAGAAGCTTTGCCTTTCACCGCCCTACTGACTGTATTTTTCACTGTGGTAGCGGTGATTATTGACCAGCATCTGTTCAGCCCGGTGATCCAGTATGTCTTACAGGCTTCCCCAGCCTCTCAGTTGTCGCTGTTTTATCTGTTTAACGGCCTGCTGTCGTCAGTATCAGACAACGTTTTTGTTGGCACTGTCTACATCAATGAAGCGCGTGCCGCCTTTGAGAGCGGTGCCCTGCCACTGGAGCAGTTCGAAATGCTGGCGGTCGCCATCAATACCGGCACTAACCTGCCTTCAGTCGCAACGCCGAATGGTCAAGCAGCTTTTCTGTTTCTGCTGACTTCAGCGTTGGCACCGTTGGTGCATTTATCTTACGGCCGTATGGTGTGGATGGCTTTGCCCTATACTGTCGTATTGACGACAGCTGGCCTACTGTGCGTACAGTTTACCTTGGTGCCAATGACTGACCTGCTAGCACAATGGCATTGGCTGGCCCAGCCGCTGAACGATCAGCATTAA